The Verrucomicrobiota bacterium genome includes a region encoding these proteins:
- a CDS encoding divalent-cation tolerance protein CutA, which yields MKATTQFAVVLVTAPDLKTARRLARSALRARLVACANLVSRIESHYWWRGKLESSAEVLIVFKTARARLAALEKRVLAAHPYDTPEFVVLPVRSGAAKYLKWLGESVRG from the coding sequence ATGAAGGCCACCACCCAATTCGCAGTCGTGCTGGTGACGGCGCCAGACCTGAAGACTGCGCGGCGGCTCGCGCGTTCAGCGTTGAGGGCCCGGCTCGTGGCGTGCGCGAATCTCGTGTCGCGGATCGAGTCGCACTACTGGTGGCGCGGGAAGCTGGAGTCGTCCGCCGAGGTGCTGATCGTGTTCAAGACGGCGCGCGCGCGTCTCGCGGCGCTGGAGAAGCGCGTCCTCGCAGCGCATCCCTACGACACGCCGGAATTCGTGGTGCTGCCGGTGCGTTCGGGCGCGGCGAAGTATCTGAAGTGGCTCGGGGAAAGTGTCCGCGGTTGA
- a CDS encoding ThuA domain-containing protein, whose amino-acid sequence MKSLTALLAASFLGFAATAAENTWVTYDAKPGPGKGKHLVFLTGDEEYRSEEGLPQLAKILSQRHGFKCTVLFSVDDEGFINPDKGGSLSNPAALDSADAIVMLLRFRRWDEGASKRFEAALDRGVPIIALRTSTHAFNGYPKDSPFAKWNFNNGGGFGRQVLGETWVTHWGRHKVEACLAVTEPGAEHHPILRGVKDAFADSDVYEAHPPADARILLRGKVLKGMKPEDPPADYKKKTVKGVEQPVNDPAMPVAWTRDHARENGKVNKVFCTTMGAATDLLSEGTRRLVVNAVFWGLGLEVPAKANVEIVGEFKPTMYGFKTYKKGVKPSDLR is encoded by the coding sequence ATGAAATCGCTGACCGCCCTTCTCGCCGCATCGTTCCTCGGATTCGCCGCCACCGCCGCGGAAAACACGTGGGTCACCTACGATGCGAAGCCCGGCCCCGGCAAGGGCAAGCACCTGGTGTTCCTCACGGGTGACGAGGAATACCGTAGCGAGGAAGGCTTGCCGCAACTCGCCAAGATTCTCAGCCAGCGCCACGGCTTCAAATGCACGGTGCTTTTCTCCGTCGACGACGAGGGCTTCATCAACCCCGACAAGGGCGGCAGTTTGTCGAATCCCGCCGCGCTCGACTCCGCCGACGCGATCGTGATGCTGCTGCGGTTCCGCCGCTGGGATGAGGGCGCGTCGAAGCGCTTCGAGGCCGCGCTCGACCGCGGCGTGCCCATCATCGCGCTGCGCACGAGCACGCACGCGTTCAACGGCTACCCGAAGGACAGCCCGTTCGCGAAGTGGAACTTCAACAACGGCGGCGGCTTCGGCCGGCAGGTGCTGGGCGAGACGTGGGTCACGCACTGGGGCCGCCACAAAGTCGAAGCCTGTCTCGCCGTCACGGAACCCGGCGCGGAACATCATCCGATCCTGCGCGGCGTGAAAGACGCCTTCGCCGACTCCGACGTTTACGAGGCGCACCCGCCTGCCGATGCAAGGATCCTGCTGCGGGGCAAAGTGCTCAAGGGCATGAAGCCCGAGGACCCGCCAGCGGACTACAAAAAGAAGACGGTCAAGGGGGTCGAACAACCCGTCAACGACCCGGCAATGCCCGTCGCGTGGACGCGCGACCATGCCCGCGAAAACGGCAAGGTGAACAAGGTCTTCTGCACCACGATGGGGGCGGCGACCGACCTGCTCAGCGAAGGGACGCGAAGGCTCGTGGTCAACGCGGTCTTCTGGGGCTTGGGACTCGAAGTTCCCGCGAAGGCCAACGTGGAGATCGTCGGAGAGTTCAAGCCCACGATGTATGGCTTCAAAACTTACAAGAAAGGTGTGAAGCCGTCGGACCTCAGGTAG
- a CDS encoding bleomycin resistance protein, giving the protein MKLSGLHHVSILVTDMARARKFYRDTLGMREIGIPSTFPGAGLRVHWFELGDEQVHLIPTPQPDSFSQRHYAMHVDDAQAAREELRRKGVETAETVPIPGADRFFIRDPDGNRIELIQWTETYRIVPVGE; this is encoded by the coding sequence ATGAAACTGAGCGGACTTCATCACGTCTCGATCCTCGTCACTGACATGGCGCGCGCGCGCAAGTTCTATCGCGACACGCTGGGCATGCGGGAGATCGGCATCCCGTCCACGTTCCCCGGCGCGGGGCTGCGGGTGCACTGGTTCGAGCTGGGCGACGAGCAGGTTCATTTGATCCCGACGCCGCAGCCGGATTCGTTCAGCCAGCGGCACTATGCGATGCACGTGGACGACGCGCAGGCGGCGCGCGAAGAACTCCGACGCAAGGGCGTGGAGACGGCGGAGACGGTGCCCATTCCCGGTGCGGACCGGTTTTTCATCCGCGACCCGGACGGCAACCGCATTGAGCTGATCCAGTGGACGGAGACTTACCGCATCGTCCCCGTCGGGGAGTGA